From a region of the Yersinia rochesterensis genome:
- a CDS encoding ribbon-helix-helix domain-containing protein codes for MAEPFLKNRTRFTSSLDNKLIQPFNELSKDTRIPKSRLLDEAIADLLKKHGSSKNTQ; via the coding sequence ATGGCTGAGCCTTTCCTGAAAAACCGAACACGCTTTACATCCTCACTCGATAACAAATTGATTCAACCATTCAATGAGTTATCCAAAGACACCCGCATTCCAAAAAGTCGATTATTAGACGAAGCCATTGCCGATTTACTGAAAAAACACGGTTCGAGCAAAAACACTCAATAA